The DNA region CATCCGCGCCGCCGAATCCGATCCAAACCTGGTAACGTTGGCGATGGGCCAGGACCTGATGGCACTGGGACTGAATCTGACGTCGGTCGAGAACCTGTATCCTAGTTTCGGCGGCCCCTTTGCCGACTCTCCGGCGAGGTAGGCCCCATATGGTTTGATTTTGGTCAACAGTTGCTAACCTTCTTACGCTTGCAGACCCCAAGATATCGACTACAACGTACCACCAGAGTATTTGATCAACATGTCAATAAGGGATAAGCTGTCGAAGCTAACGTTGCAAAAATATAAGGATgatctattattttatttattttacacgaACGTTGGTGATGTGATGCAGCTGGCGGCCGCAGCAGAACTGTAAGTCTTGTCCGCCGAACCTAGGCGTAACTCTCTAACGATCCTCTCTCCACCCCCTTCCTTCCAGACATAGTAGAGATTGGCGATATCATACGGAGGAGAAGGTGTGGATCACGCGCGTGCCGGGCATGACACCGTACGAGAAGAATGGCACAACCGAACGTGGCACGTATTACTACTTCGATGCGCAAAATTGGCGACGAGTGCCAAAAGAATTTCAAGTGGATACAGTGAAGTTAGATAAATGTCCAAATCTAAGTGCTTACGTTACGATGAGCGGACAGCCTGTATAATATTTAttaatttgtaattaaaaaggaaaaaattgcagaaaacAAGAAGAAAGGAAAAAGATTAAAAACTTTTCTGATtcaagtagaaaaaaaaacaggtggtGTTTTTATTCTCTTCTCAATTGATCAACTCATTCTTGACAACGGTCTGCTGTGGTGGCGTTTTGGGACTAATCGTCGATCGTTGGGCTTCCCGGGTCTTGTGGATCTCCTCCAGGTAGTCGACCTTGTTGGCGAGTATGATTTTTGAGGTTAGGCGGCTGGTGTTTACTGTTGAAGAGCAAATGTTAGGAATATCtgccattttttgaagttatttcGCATACCCCGTAGTTCCAGCGTTCGGTTGGTCATCCTAAGCAGTTGGTCCATGATTTTGGCGGGATTGCGACCTGGGTTGTCCATGTTATTCTGGGTTTTTGAAACAATCGGCGTTTGGAATGTAGGGCGAGGCAAACACGTGGTTCTGATGGAACATAACCTATATCCTGTCACATGtga from Culex quinquefasciatus strain JHB chromosome 3, VPISU_Cqui_1.0_pri_paternal, whole genome shotgun sequence includes:
- the LOC119769639 gene encoding uncharacterized protein LOC119769639, producing the protein MFGSISHVTGYRLCSIRTTCLPRPTFQTPIVSKTQNNMDNPGRNPAKIMDQLLRMTNRTLELRVNTSRLTSKIILANKVDYLEEIHKTREAQRSTISPKTPPQQTVVKNELIN